In Cutaneotrichosporon cavernicola HIS019 DNA, chromosome: 1, one DNA window encodes the following:
- a CDS encoding uncharacterized protein (Glycosyl hydrolase family 71), protein MSYSLLAHWQQHGGGKPMFDESLEHDAFVHEADRPKPDTQVAVSHPETPTTPGGYKRLVVAHFMLGNTYPFTKLNWEETFDLAEESGLDGLILNLGSEEWQFRQARAAYLIAAQRVKAPIIGRNPIRLALSLDLNVMHSSQWDDAVQLTTKIAGLMGSPAQLLHDGKPLLTAFDGHNAVWGSNGWKGFMDELNSKMRYKVSFWPAWFQPPERLIDNELIDGLFSWNGAWPMANRHISLSTEDMAFIASSKPFMAAVSPLFFTHYGKTGEWAFNKNWIYRSDDLLYPSRWSSILALTPARAPEIVQVISWNDYGESHNIAPVMGAEPGSEAWTTGMDHVAFREMTGYFARRWRDGAPEVEDEIVVWMWYRLNPKTVQASNDTVGRPDNANWALDLINALILVPEGLENVELFITNGPSRHNNKNGKHLDSGRSNALTIPFLPGSVHFEIKSSMGTHMRHSAHDIHSTAEHYNFNMWSGSWRVKVPRTKG, encoded by the exons ATGTCTtactcgctcctcgcgcacTGGCAACAACACGGCGGCGGAAAACCAATGTTTGACGAGTCGCTCGAACACGATGCCTTCGTACACGAAGCGGACCGGCCCAAGCCAGACACCCAAGTAGCCGTGTCGCACCCCGAAACCCCAACAACGCCCGGAGGGTATAAGCGTCTGGTAGTGGCGCATTTCATG TTGGGCAACACGTACCCGTTCACAAAGCTGAATTGGGAAGAAACATTCGACCTGGCCGAAGAATCCGGGCTCGATGGACTGATCCTCAACCTTGGGAGCGAGGAGTGGCAGTTCCGCCAGGCGCGGGCGGCATACCTCATCGCCGCGCAGCGGGTCAAGGCTCCCATTATTGGGCGGAATCCTATTCGGTTGGCGCTGTCGCTCGATCTTAATGTCATGCACTCGAGCCAGTGGGACGACGCTGTGCAGTTGACTACCAAGATCGCCGGTCTTATGGGCAGCCCCGCCCAGCTGTTGCATGATGGCAAGCCCCTGCTTACTGCTTTTGACGGGCATAATGCGGTTTGGGGATCCAACGGATGGAAGGGGTTCATGGACGAGCTAAATAGCAAGATGCGGTACAAGGTGTCATTCTGGCCTGCGTGGTTCCAGCCGCCCGAGAGGTTGATTGACAACGAGCTGATCGACGGTCTATTCTCATGGAACGGGGCTTG GCCCATGGCGAACCGCCATATCTCCCTCTCAACAGAGGACATGGCCTTCATCGCCTCCTCGAAACCCTTCATGGCGGCCGTCTCCCCCCTCTTCTTCACGCACTACGGCAAGACGGGCGAATGGGCGTTCAACAAGAATTGGATTTACCGTtccgacgacctcctctATCCGAGCCGGTGGTCGTCGATTCTAGCCTTGACTCCAGCCCGCGCTCCCGAGATTGTCCAAGTTATTTCGTGGAACGACTACGGCGAGTCGCATAACATTGCGCCGGTCATGGGTGCCGAGCCGGGAAGTGAGGCGTGGACGACGGGGATGGACCACGTAGCGTTCCGCGAGATGACGGGGTATTTTGCGCGGAGGtggcgcgacggcgcgccagaggtcgaggatgagatTGTCGTTTGGATGTGGTACCGCCTCAATCCCAAGACGGTGCAGGCGAGCAATGATACAGTTGGGCGGCCGGACAATGCCAACTGG gccctcgacctcattAATGcactcatcctcgtcccTGAGGGACTCGAAAACGTCGAGCTGTTCATCACAAACGGACCCTCCCGTCACAACAACAAGAACGGAAAGCACCTGGACTCTGGCCGCTCCAACGCCCTCACCatccccttccttcccgGCAGCGTACACTTCGAAATCAAGTCGAGTATGGGCACACACATGCGCCACTCGGCCCACGACATCCACAGCACGGCCGAGCACTACAATTTCAACATGTGGTCTGGGTCGTGGCGTGTAAAGGTCCCCCGGACAAAGGGGTAG
- the CCP1 gene encoding uncharacterized protein (Cytochrome C peroxidase), with translation MEREGGRCDEAQVARTLWATPIVSFCLLSFSLVTTHKAKMSLRTTSALRNVARRAAVAPRAIAPVMVARRHNSGQAPPPPPPKSGNGMFIALGIAALAGGGYYYYSQQEGGASATAEKTKADYQKVYNAIAEGLEKEGYDDGSLAPVVLRLAWHSSGTYDKDTKTGGSNYATMRFPAEGGHGANAGLKIARDYMETIKKQFPWISYGDLWTLGGVVAVQETGGPVIPWRPGRIDGFEVNQTPDGRLPDAAQGAKHMRDIFYRQGFNDRDIVALCGAHALGRCHSDRSGYEGPWTFSPVSFSNSFYDLLLNDAWQWKKWKGPDQYEDKKTKSLMMLPTDMALITDSKFKPIVQEYAKDEEAFFKDFAKAFSTMIENGVPTEQFKTKEPWNMESS, from the exons atggagagggagggcgGCCGTTGTGATGAGGCCCAGGTGGCACGGACGTTG TGGGCCACTCCAATTGTTTCTTTTTGCCTTCTCTCTTTCTCTCTCGTCACTACTCACAAAG CCAAGATGTCTCTCCGTACTACTTCGGCTCTCCGCAACgttgcgcgccgcgccgcggtCGCTCCCCGTGCCATTGCGCCGGTGATGgtcgctcgccgccacAACTCGGGC CAGgccccgcctcccccccctcccaagTCGGGCAACGGCATGTTCATTGCTCTCGGTATCGCGGCTCTCGCTGGCGGTGGCTACTACTACTACTCGCAgcaggagggcggcgcCTCGGCCACGGCTGAGaagaccaaggccgacTACCAGAAGGTCTACAACGCCATTGCCGAGggcctcgagaaggagggctacgacgacggctcgctcgctccCGTTGTTCTCCGTCTCGCCTGGCACTCGTCGGGCACTTACGACAAGGACACCAAGACTGGCGGCTCCAATTACGCCACCATGCGCTTCCCCGCTGAGGGAGGTCATGGCGCCAACGCCGGCCTCAAGATCGCCCGCGACTACATGGAGACCATCAAGAAGCAGTTCCCCTGGATCTCGTACGGTGACCTCTGGACTCTTGGCGgtgtcgtcgccgtccagGAGACTGGTGGCCCCGTCATCCCCTGGCGGCCCGGCCGTATTGACGGCTTCGAGGTGAACCAGACCCCGGACGGCCGTCTCCCGGACGCGGCGCAGGGTGCCAAGCACATGCGCGACATCTTCTACCGTCAGGGCTTCAACGACCGTGACATTGTCGCTCTTTGTGgcgcccacgccctcggccgctGCCACAGTGACCGCTCTGGCTACGAAGGCCCCTGGACCTTCTCGCCTGTGTCCTTCTCGAACTCGTTCTACGAC ctcctcctcaacgacgcTTGGCAGTGGAAGAAGTGGAAGGGCCCCGACCA GtacgaggacaagaagaCCAAGTCCCTTATGATGCTTCCCACCGACATGGCGCTCAT CACCGACTCGAAGTTTAAGCCCATTGTCCAGGAGtacgccaaggacgaggaggccTTCTTCAAGGACTTTGCCAAGGCGTTCTCGACCATGATTGAGAACGGTGTCCCTACTGAGCAGTTCAAGACCAAGGAGCCCTGGAACATGGAGTCGTCTTAA
- a CDS encoding uncharacterized protein (HD domain), which yields MTTKVSEDASKPEPKVLGAGGKVLDELYKSTGNEAVDTLAFLHMLEKLKVECGRSVSDTSSRNVLAGFGKGISDHMCRMALMAMMIPSTAERPLDIPRCVMMALVHDLAEAYVGDFTPLEKVPGHVKADLEAKAMDSFLNEMLGGEGNAEARVRFRSLWEEYEARETPESKLVKDLDRLELVLQGVEYERSQGIDTLHPFFRSAITHLEHPSVRKWGEAVMSERKALWEEQGRGDEEQRELKDARVGATTDAKNALKRE from the exons ATGACCACCAAGGTCTCTGAAGACGCCTccaagcccgagcccaAAGTCCTTGGGGCTGGTGGCAAGGTGCTCGATGAGCTGTACAA ATCGACAGGGAacgaggcggtcgacaccctcgccttcctccacaTGCTTGAGAAGCTCAAGGTTGAGTGTGGCCGTAGCGTatctgacaccagctcgaGAAACGTGCTGGCTGGGTTCGGGAAGGG CATCTCGGACCACATGTGTCGCATGGCGCTTATGGCGATGATGATCCCGTCGACTGCCGAGCGGCCACTCGATATTCCACGTTGTGTCATG ATGGCTCTGGTGCACGACCTCGCTGAGGCCTA TGTCGGCGACTTTACGCCTCTCGAGAAGGTACCAGGTCACGTCAAGGCTGAtctcgaggccaaggcgatGGACTCGTTCCTGAACGAGATgttgggcggcgagggaAACGCAGAGGCGCGCGTACGCTTCCGCTCACTCTGGGAGGAGtacgaggcgcgcgagacgccagagtccaagctcgtcaaggacctcgaccgccttgAGCTGGTCCTCCAGGGCGTCGAGTACGAGCGAT CACAGGGCATCGACACACTGCACCCGTTCTTCCGCAGCGCCATTA CACACCTCGAGCATCCCAGTGTGCGCAAGTGGGGCGAAGCGGTAATGAGCGAGCGCAAAGCGCTATGGGAGGAACAGGGGCGGGGAGATGAGGAGCAACGCGAGCTGAAGGACGCGCGGGTTGGCGCAACCaccgacgccaagaacgCTCTCAAGCGCGAGTGA